The DNA region CGGCGTCGTGCGGTCTACTTGGAACACCGGTACAAGCAGACGGTGAGTTCTGGGACTTTTCAAAGAACTGGTCATTCGACACGGGCTTTTTATATTACAGTGAAACCGATCGAGTCAGTGCCGTTGAAGGCGTCTTTAGTGCGACACGAGAAGCCGACGTAAACGATATTTTTAATTTTAAGGTCGTACTCGATAGTTTAACGGGCGCTTCACCGTCCGGTGCTGTTGCTCAGCCAGGAGTGCAAACCTTCACTCGCCCTTCCGGACGAGGTCAGTATCAGGTCGAAGGTGGCGAAATTCCCTTAGATGATACTTTTCGAGATACTCGGTTACAGATGAATGCTCAATGGACCAAGCCAGCTTGGGAAGCGGTCACCTCCAGCTACGGTGTTCACTTTTCTAAAGAGTATGACTACCTATCACTTGCATTGAATGGCAGCCTCGCGTGGGATTTAAACAACAAGAACTCAACGTTCTCGGTCGGCTTGTCGTATGCGTCTGATACCTATGAGCCAGAAGGTGGTATTCCCGATCCATTGGCGTCGATGGTTGTCGATTTAGGACAGTTTCCGACCGACGATGATTATCAAGCGGCGTTTGACAGTACGCGTGTAGACTCGAGTGATACTCGTACAACCACCGATCTGCTTCTTGGTTGGACGCAAGTCATTAATCGACGTACGATCATGCAGTTCAATTATTCTTACTCGAATGTTTCGGGTTACTTGACCGATCCTTTCAAAATTTTCTCGATTGTGGATGCCGGTGGCGTTGCTCTTGATAATCGTTATGAAAGTCGTCCTGACTCTCGAACCAAACACAGTATTTTTTGGCAAACTAAGCACCATTTTGATGAGTCAGTTGCTGATGTTTCGTTTCGCTATATGACGGATGACTGGGAAATAGAGTCGCAAACGGTAGAATATAAACATTACTTTTGGATCGGTGAAAATAGCTTTATCGAGCCACAATTTAGATACTATCAACAAACGGCTGCAGAGATTTATCAACCTTATGTTCTTGACGGACAGCCATTGCCAGAGTTTATTTCTTCCGACAATCGTTTGGGTTCCTTTACTGCCTATACGTTGGGGCTGAAATATGGTTGGAAAACTGGTGACGGCAATGACATGGCGTTGCGCTTATCGTATTATCAACAAACGGCCGATGACGAAATTGCAAGTCACCCCGGCGTGTTGGCAGATTTAGAGATTTACCCTGATCTGGACGCGGTATTCTTGCAATTGACCTATTCATTTTAGAGCGATTTGAACGAGCAATTTTCAACGACAGAGTTTGGTTTTCGCGGCAGCTTTTTGGCCATGGCCAGTCCGTGCGAGTGTCTTATAGAGACTCAAGACTTAGACGAAGCGAAAGCCATCTTTGAATTAGTTAAAAATGAAACGGCTCGAATTGAACAAAAGTACAGTCGCTACCTCTCTACAAACTTGTGTGCTGCGATCAATGCGAGTCGCGGCATTCCTGTGCCTATCGACGATGAAACCTTTCAGTTACTTGAGTTTGCCAACCAGTGCTTTGAAATTAGTGAGGGGTTGTTTGATTTAACGTCGGGTGTTTTACGAAAAGTCTGGCGGTTCGGACCAGAAGGGAAGTTTCCCGCCGCCGCAGATGTTAGTGCTCTGTTGCCCAACATAGGTTGGTCGAACATTCGGTATGATCACAATCAAGTCACGTTACCGGAAGGCATGGAAATTGACTTTGGCGGGATTGGTAAAGAATACGCCGTAGACCGGTGCGCTCAACTCATCATGGCCGCTTATCCTGAGATCTCTGTTTTGATCAATTTCGGTGGTGATTTACGAGTGACCGTTGCGCCA from Pleionea litopenaei includes:
- a CDS encoding FAD:protein FMN transferase; translated protein: MNEQFSTTEFGFRGSFLAMASPCECLIETQDLDEAKAIFELVKNETARIEQKYSRYLSTNLCAAINASRGIPVPIDDETFQLLEFANQCFEISEGLFDLTSGVLRKVWRFGPEGKFPAAADVSALLPNIGWSNIRYDHNQVTLPEGMEIDFGGIGKEYAVDRCAQLIMAAYPEISVLINFGGDLRVTVAPKTREYWMVGVDSQVTPVNHSVRLKTGGVCTSGNTERFIMHQGKRYGHILNPMTGYPPEGSPATVTVLADQCLSAGLIATLAILQGAQAEAFLKAQGVKYYLQL
- a CDS encoding DUF3570 domain-containing protein, with the translated sequence MQLVDKKQATHRGQIASAIAAASCGLLGTPVQADGEFWDFSKNWSFDTGFLYYSETDRVSAVEGVFSATREADVNDIFNFKVVLDSLTGASPSGAVAQPGVQTFTRPSGRGQYQVEGGEIPLDDTFRDTRLQMNAQWTKPAWEAVTSSYGVHFSKEYDYLSLALNGSLAWDLNNKNSTFSVGLSYASDTYEPEGGIPDPLASMVVDLGQFPTDDDYQAAFDSTRVDSSDTRTTTDLLLGWTQVINRRTIMQFNYSYSNVSGYLTDPFKIFSIVDAGGVALDNRYESRPDSRTKHSIFWQTKHHFDESVADVSFRYMTDDWEIESQTVEYKHYFWIGENSFIEPQFRYYQQTAAEIYQPYVLDGQPLPEFISSDNRLGSFTAYTLGLKYGWKTGDGNDMALRLSYYQQTADDEIASHPGVLADLEIYPDLDAVFLQLTYSF